The genomic DNA GTACGCCGCCTCGCGCTGCGGCTCGCTCAACAGCTTCGAGTCGTTGATGCCGTCGATGTCGAAGCCGTCGGGCAGGATCACGGCGGCGGCCACGAGGGGCCCCGCGAGGGCCCCCCGGCCTGCCTCGTCGGCGCCCGCGACCCGCGTGAACCCCTGCGCCGCGAGCAGCCGCTCGTACCGATCCATCGTCACCGCACGACTCCGATCCTGGCCGGGGGCCAGACCCGCAGGAACGCCACCCCGATCACCCGGTCCTCCGGCACGAGGCCGGTGCATCCAGGCGGGTCGCATCGCGAGTCACCCGAATTGCCCCGATTGTCGCCGAGGACGAATAGCATGCCATCGGGCACCGTCGTGGGTGGGAAATCCTGCCTGGGAACCGGTCGGTTCAGATACGGCTCCTCCACCGGCCGACCGTTCACGTAGAGGGCGCCGGAGCGGTCGATCTCGACCGTGTCGCCGGGAAGACCCGCCACCCGCTTCACGAAATCCTCGTGCGGGGGGTTCGCCACGCCGAGGGTCTCGCCGAGCCAGTGCAGGGCTCCGCCGACGAGCCCGCGATCGGGGGTCGCTGCGTCGGGACCCTCGAAGACGATCACGTCGCCGCGATCGACGTCGTCGAAACGCAGACAGATGCGGCAGACCAGGATCCGATCTCCTCCGATCAGCGTCGGCACCATCGACGCCGACGGGATCGAGAACGCCTGCACGACGATGAGCTTGATCGCGATCGCGAGCAGCACCGCGGCGCCCACGAGCACGGGAAGCTCACGCCAGCGGCTGCGTCGCTGCGCTTCGGATGGTGAGGCGGTGGGCTCGGCGACGCCGGTGGGCCCATCGGCCACGGATCAGGCCTCGGCCTTCTCCTCGTCGACGAGCTCCGCCTCGTCGAGGCTCGCCCCGGGCTCGGCGGCTTCGGGCTCGGCGGACGCTTCGGGCTCCTCGCCCTCGTCCGCCACCTCGACCCCGTCGACCTCGGACGCCTCGACGCGAGCCTCGATCGCCTCGCCCGAGGTTTCCTCGACCTCGTCGGCCGTCACGTCCGCCTCCTCGGCCGCCGTGAGGGCTGCAGCCTCGATCGCCGCGAGCTTCGCATCGTCGATCCGCCGCTCTTTGATGCGGGCCTTCTTGCCCCGCAGCTCACGCAGATAGTAGAGCTTCGCCCTCCGCACATGGCCGCGGCTCACGATCTCGAGCTTCGCGATCGACGGCGAGTGCACGGGGAACGTGCGCTCCACGCCGACGCCGAAGGATATCTTCCGCACGGTGAAGGTCTCGCGCAGCCCGCCGTTCTGGCGCCCGATCACCACGCCCTGGAAGACCTGCACGCGCTCTCGACTGCCCTCGACCACCCGAACGTGCACCTTCACGGTGTCGCCGGGGCGGAACTCCGGGATGTCGCTGCGCAGGTAGGACTGCTCGATGAGATCGGTCTTGTTCATGGCAACGGCCGACGAGTGTACCAGCGGGCCTCCGCCCGACCGCCGTGCCCGATGTGACGTTCCGGCGACGGAGCGGGGTCGATCAGGAACCGCGACCGCCGGCCAGGTCGGGCCGGTTCCGACGGGTCTTGGCCTCGGCCGCCTCTCGCCGCCACCGCTCGATCTCGCCGTGGTCCCCCCCGACCAGGACATCGGGCACCGACATGCCGCGGAATTCCCTGGGGCGGGTGTAGTGCGGGTGATCGAGCCTGCCCGGATCCGCGAACGAGTCCTGCTCGTACGACTCCCGCCGGCCGATCACCCCGGGCACGAGTCGCGTGACCGCCTCGATCACGACGAGCGCCGGCAGCTCGCCGCCCGAGAGCACGTAGTCCCCGATCGAGACCTCTTCCGCCGGCAGGCCCTCGACGACACGCTCGTCCACTCCCTCGTACCGTCCGCACAGCAACGTGAGGTGCGACTCGGCCGCCAGCTCCCTCACGAAGCCCTGCTCGAGCCGGCGTCCGGCGGGCGAGAGCAGCAGCGCGCGGCCGCGGTCGGGATCGAGCGCCTCGACGGCTCGGAACCAGACGTCCGGCTTCATCACCATGCCGGGCCCGCCGCCGAACGGCGCGTCGTCGACGGTGTGATGCGGGTCGTCGGTCCAGTCGCGCAGGTCGTGCACGAACACGTCGAGCACCCCCGCCTCGATCGCCTTGCCGAGCAAGCTCTGGCCGAGGGGGGCGCGCACCAGCTCGGGGAAGATCGTGATGACGTCGATCCGCACGGCCGGAGGCTACCGCGCCTCCGCCGATCGGGGCTCACTCTTCGGGAGCGGTGAGGCCAGGCACGTCACGCACCACGATGCGTCTCGTGGTGACGTCGACCGATACGATCACGTCGCGGATCGCCGGCACCAAGGTCTCCTGCCCGTCCGCGCCGATCGCGACCCAGAGGTCGTTCGCGGGGTTGGGGATCACGCCAGACACCGAGCCGAGCTCGCGCCCAGACTCGGTCACGACGAGGCATCCCTCGAGCTGGAACGGCCAGTACTCCCCCTCGGGCAGTTCCGGGAGCCACGACTCCGGCACCACGAGCACGTGACCGCGCAGCGATTCCCCGGCGGAACGGTCGTCGATGCCCGAGAACTTCACGAGCATCCGTGCGCCGTGCGGCTGCGCACGCTCGATCGTCAGCGAGCGACCGTCCTCGGTGAACAGCGTCGCACCGTCGACGAACCGCTCGGGGTTGTCAGAGCGCACCTCGACCGCCACCTCGCCCCGGATGCCGTGGGCCTTCGTGACGTGACCGACGGCGACGGTCGGCTCGTGCACCTCAGTCGGCGATATCGACGTAGGCGCTCGTGCCCTGACGCGTCGCGGCCGCGCGGACGACCGCGCGGATCGCCTTCGCGGTGCGACCGCCTTTGCCGATGACCTTGCCCATGTCGTCGGGCGCCACGCGCACCGTGTAACGCGGGCCGCGTTCGTCCTCGGACTCGGTCACCTCGACGGCATCGGGGTCATCGACGAGTTCCCGCACCAGGAAGTCGACGAGGTCCCGCACGGCCGGGCGTCACTCCTCTGCGGAAGCTTCGGCCTCGGTGGACACGTCCCCGGCCTCGGCCTCGGCGGCCGCCTCTGCCGGCGCCTCGACCTCGGCGGGCGTTGCCTCGACTGCCGAAGGCGGGACCGCTGCCTCCTCTGCCGCGGCGGCGGCCTTGGCCGCCGCCTTCTTCGAGAGCCTGGGCTCGTCGGGCTTCGACTCGCGCACCTTGACCTGGCCGGCCGCGCTCGGACGCTCGGCGACGAACGTGTCCCAGATGCCCACCTTCACCATGAGGTTGCGGACCTGGTCGCTCGGCTGGGCGCCGACCCGCAGCCAGTGCAGGGCGCGGTCGGCGTCGATCTCGATCAGGCTCGGGTCCTCGAGCGGATGGTACTTGCCGATGTTCTCGATGAAGCGGCCGTCGCGCGGGGAGCGCTGATCGGCCACCACGACGCGGTAGAACGGGCGCTTGTTCGCCCCCATGCGCCGCAGTCGGATGCGTGTCGCCATGTCTCGTTCCCAGTCCTCGTTCACCTATCGCTTCGGCAGCTTCGCCGAAGGCATCTTCATCATGCCGGGGATGCGCTTGCCGCCCATCATCGTGCGCATCATCTTCCTCGCGCTCTCGAAATCCTTGAGCAGCGAGTTGACGTCGGCGGTCGTGACCCCGGATCCGTTCGCGATCCGCAGGCGGCGCGACCCGGAGATGATACCGGGTTCGCGGCGCTCGGCCGGCGTCATCGACAGGATCATCGCCTCGGCGCGATTCAGCTCGCCCTCGTCGATCGCGCTGGCCATCTCCTTCATCGCGTTCTTGCCGCCCGGCACCCCCGGCAGCATCTTCAGCAGGTCGCCCATCGAGCCGAGCTTCTGCACCTGCCGCAGCTGGTCGAGGAAGTCCTCGAACGTGAACTGTCCCTTCAACATGTTCTCGGCCGCCTTCTGCGCCTCGGCCGTGTCGAGCTTCTCCTGCGCCTTGTCGATCAGGGTCAGCACGTCACCCATGCCGAGGATGCGGCCCGCCATGCGGTCGGGGTAGAAGGCCTCCAGGTCGTCGGGTTTCTCACCCGTGCCGACGAAGTACACGGGGCGGCCGGTGACGGCGGTGATCGACAGCGCGGCGCCGCCGCGCGCGTCGCCGTCGAGCTTCGTGAGCACGAAGCCGGTGGTGTCGACCTCCCGCATGAACTCCCGCGCTTGCACGACGGCGTCCTGGCCGGTCATCGCGTCGGCAGCCATCAGCACGTGCTGCGGCTTCGTGACGTCCTTGATCCTGCGTGCCTGTCGCATCATCTCGGGGTCGACGTGCAGCCGGCCCGCGGTGTCGATGATCACGACGTCGGCGTCCTGGCGATCGGCCTCCTTCAGACCCTGCTTCGCCACCTTCACGGGATCCTTGCCCTCGGACCAGACCGGCACACCGATCTCGCGCCCGAGCAGACGCAGCTGCTCGACGGCCGCGGGCCGTTCGAGGTCGGCCGCGATCAGCAAGGGGCGCTTGCCCTTGCCTTTGAGGTGCCTCGCGAGCTTCGCGCAGCCGGTCGTCTTCCCGGAGCCCTGCACGCCGGCCATCATGATCACGGCCGGCCGGGCACCGCCGAGCTCGAACGGGCGGTGCTCACCGCCGAGGGTGACGGTGAGCTCCTCGTTCACCACCTTCACCACCTGCTGACCCGGCGTGAGGCTCTTCATCACCTCTTCGGAGAGCGCGCGCGCTCGCACCCGCTCGAGGAAGTCGTCGGCCACCTCGACGGCGACGTCTGCCTCGAGCAGGGCCGTGCGCATGTCGGCCAGAGCGTTATCGACCTGCTTCGGGTGGAGCTTGCCTCGCGACCGTAGCTTCTTGAACGTGCCGTCGAGCCGTTCGGTCAGCGTGTCGAACATCGGACCTCGTCGTGTCGTCTGCGGGATCGTGGCGCGGCCTGCCCGGAGGCGGGGAGGCGACTAGGATTCTACTGGGGGGTTGCATGCCGGAGTCCGATCTGCGTGACGTGAGTCTGGTCGCGGTGACCAGCCACGAGATGCGAAGTCCGCTCGCCGCGATCCGCGGGTTCGTGGACATGCTGCAACGCAGACGTGACGAGCTGACCGAGGATGAGATCGATGAGTTCCTGCAGGTGATCGCCGCCCAGACCGACCGGCTGATCCGCCTGGCCGACGACCTCGTCACGATGGAGAGCCTCGTCGACGCGTCGCTCGCCGTGCACCCAGAGCCGATCGTGCTCGTGCCCGCCCTCGAGCAGCTCGTCAGGGAGATCCCAGGCGGCGAACGCGTCGAGCTGCGCGTCTCCACCGAGACGCCGCCGACGATCGAGACCGACGCCTTGCGGCTCGGGCAGGTGCTCACGAACCTGCTCACCAACGCCCTGAAGTACTCCGAAGAGGCCTCGCTGGTCGCCGTGGAGGTCGATCCCGTCGCGGGCGATGAGATCGGCATCGCCGTGATCGATCACGGCATCGGCATCGAGGCCCTCGAGCGCGAGCGTGTGTTCGAGCCTTTCTACCGCACGGCCGAAGGCGCTCGTTCCGCGGAGGGTTCAGGCCTCGGACTCGCGATCGCGAGACGCCTCGTCGATGCCCTCGACGGCGAGGTCGCCGCCGAGCCGACGCCCGGCGGGGGTACTACGTTCCGGGTCACGCTTCCGGTGCGTGCGGCGGGGCGCTGAGCACTCGTTCGACCGTCCGCAGCAAGGTGATGGGGCTGAACGGCTTCGTGAAGTACTCGTCGGCGCCCAGCGCCATCGCGCGTTCGCGCCCCTCCTCGCCGTCGGCCGTCACGATGATCACGCGCACCCCCGCGGTGACCGGATCGGCACGGACCGCGGACAGGACCTCGGCACCGCTCGACCCCGGGATGTTCATGTCCAGGAACATCAGATCGGGCGGGTCGGCGCGCACCATCTCGAGCGCGCGCTGACCGTCGGCCGCCTCCTCGATCGAGAAACCCTCGCCCTCGAGCACGAGGCGCATCGCCTCACGCATCGTGGGGTGGTCCTCCACGATGAGGATGCGGACATCGGTCAACGCGATCCCCTCCGCTCTCCTGTGTGAGGTCAGCCGGACAGCAGACGCTCGGCGAAGGCGTTCGCGTCGAACGGACGCAGGTCGTCGGCTCCCTCGCCGACGCCGACGAAGCGGACCGGCAGGCCGAGTTCCTCACGAACGGCCAGCACGATGCCGCCCTTCGCCGAGCCGTCGGTCTTCGTGAGCACCACCCCGGTCACCTCGACGGCGTCGGTGAACGCCCGGGCCTGCGCGATGCCGTTCTGCCCCGTCTGGGCGTCGAGCACGAGCAGGGTCTCGTCGACCTGCGCCCCGGCCTTCTCGATCACGCGCTTGACCTTGCCGAGCTCGTCCATCAGCGGGGTCTTCGTGTGAAGCCTGCCGGCGGTGTCGACGATCAGCACGTCGGCACCGCGGGCGATCGCCGAACTCACGGCGTCGAACGCCACCGCCCCGGGATCGGCGCCGCGCTCCTGGCTCACGAGCTGGGCACCGGCCCGCGTCGCCCAGACTTCGAGCTGCTCCCCCGCCGCCGCGCGGTACGTGTCGGCGGCTGCGAGGCTCACCTGCTTGCCTTCGCCGGCGAGCCGCTTCGCGAGCTTGCCGATCGTGGTCGTCTTGCCGGCGCCGTTCACGCCGACCACCATCACGACGCCCGGCCGGCC from Actinomycetota bacterium includes the following:
- the lepB gene encoding signal peptidase I; protein product: MADGPTGVAEPTASPSEAQRRSRWRELPVLVGAAVLLAIAIKLIVVQAFSIPSASMVPTLIGGDRILVCRICLRFDDVDRGDVIVFEGPDAATPDRGLVGGALHWLGETLGVANPPHEDFVKRVAGLPGDTVEIDRSGALYVNGRPVEEPYLNRPVPRQDFPPTTVPDGMLFVLGDNRGNSGDSRCDPPGCTGLVPEDRVIGVAFLRVWPPARIGVVR
- the trmD gene encoding tRNA (guanosine(37)-N1)-methyltransferase TrmD, translating into MRIDVITIFPELVRAPLGQSLLGKAIEAGVLDVFVHDLRDWTDDPHHTVDDAPFGGGPGMVMKPDVWFRAVEALDPDRGRALLLSPAGRRLEQGFVRELAAESHLTLLCGRYEGVDERVVEGLPAEEVSIGDYVLSGGELPALVVIEAVTRLVPGVIGRRESYEQDSFADPGRLDHPHYTRPREFRGMSVPDVLVGGDHGEIERWRREAAEAKTRRNRPDLAGGRGS
- the rimM gene encoding ribosome maturation factor RimM (Essential for efficient processing of 16S rRNA): MHEPTVAVGHVTKAHGIRGEVAVEVRSDNPERFVDGATLFTEDGRSLTIERAQPHGARMLVKFSGIDDRSAGESLRGHVLVVPESWLPELPEGEYWPFQLEGCLVVTESGRELGSVSGVIPNPANDLWVAIGADGQETLVPAIRDVIVSVDVTTRRIVVRDVPGLTAPEE
- a CDS encoding KH domain-containing protein; the encoded protein is MRDLVDFLVRELVDDPDAVEVTESEDERGPRYTVRVAPDDMGKVIGKGGRTAKAIRAVVRAAATRQGTSAYVDIAD
- the rpsP gene encoding 30S ribosomal protein S16; translated protein: MATRIRLRRMGANKRPFYRVVVADQRSPRDGRFIENIGKYHPLEDPSLIEIDADRALHWLRVGAQPSDQVRNLMVKVGIWDTFVAERPSAAGQVKVRESKPDEPRLSKKAAAKAAAAAEEAAVPPSAVEATPAEVEAPAEAAAEAEAGDVSTEAEASAEE
- the ffh gene encoding signal recognition particle protein; translation: MFDTLTERLDGTFKKLRSRGKLHPKQVDNALADMRTALLEADVAVEVADDFLERVRARALSEEVMKSLTPGQQVVKVVNEELTVTLGGEHRPFELGGARPAVIMMAGVQGSGKTTGCAKLARHLKGKGKRPLLIAADLERPAAVEQLRLLGREIGVPVWSEGKDPVKVAKQGLKEADRQDADVVIIDTAGRLHVDPEMMRQARRIKDVTKPQHVLMAADAMTGQDAVVQAREFMREVDTTGFVLTKLDGDARGGAALSITAVTGRPVYFVGTGEKPDDLEAFYPDRMAGRILGMGDVLTLIDKAQEKLDTAEAQKAAENMLKGQFTFEDFLDQLRQVQKLGSMGDLLKMLPGVPGGKNAMKEMASAIDEGELNRAEAMILSMTPAERREPGIISGSRRLRIANGSGVTTADVNSLLKDFESARKMMRTMMGGKRIPGMMKMPSAKLPKR
- a CDS encoding HAMP domain-containing sensor histidine kinase, which produces MPESDLRDVSLVAVTSHEMRSPLAAIRGFVDMLQRRRDELTEDEIDEFLQVIAAQTDRLIRLADDLVTMESLVDASLAVHPEPIVLVPALEQLVREIPGGERVELRVSTETPPTIETDALRLGQVLTNLLTNALKYSEEASLVAVEVDPVAGDEIGIAVIDHGIGIEALERERVFEPFYRTAEGARSAEGSGLGLAIARRLVDALDGEVAAEPTPGGGTTFRVTLPVRAAGR
- a CDS encoding response regulator; protein product: MTDVRILIVEDHPTMREAMRLVLEGEGFSIEEAADGQRALEMVRADPPDLMFLDMNIPGSSGAEVLSAVRADPVTAGVRVIIVTADGEEGRERAMALGADEYFTKPFSPITLLRTVERVLSAPPHAPEA
- the ftsY gene encoding signal recognition particle-docking protein FtsY, whose amino-acid sequence is MEFYILVFGVLAIVAVVAFFTIRSSRSARLRRLERDTHTGKGHVREPTRMHPAKQRHEPVRHEAGASGGVFHREGLGAKVKALFKGGAGDDAWGQLEDLLIKADVGPRGSADLVGRVRADFAGGADPVALLRQEIVDVLGPDGSLRLPQGRPGVVMVVGVNGAGKTTTIGKLAKRLAGEGKQVSLAAADTYRAAAGEQLEVWATRAGAQLVSQERGADPGAVAFDAVSSAIARGADVLIVDTAGRLHTKTPLMDELGKVKRVIEKAGAQVDETLLVLDAQTGQNGIAQARAFTDAVEVTGVVLTKTDGSAKGGIVLAVREELGLPVRFVGVGEGADDLRPFDANAFAERLLSG